Proteins found in one bacterium genomic segment:
- a CDS encoding NHL repeat-containing protein, whose translation MKSFLTDPPFGKRYTHLTGRVMAVSVLFLVLFVTEFSFCDTPPAYFAYEISPPAGVPALVNPSSIYYDRRHGEMYVADTGNDRVVIFDKRGNYLFEFADKQHLASPRSLVVDSSGHILALCERRSDRLEEFDYDGRFLREISLKPSATDTTVIMANSITIDDSDRVYALCADPGHIYVVGTDGTPVRDFPLFQDLSPSDRSQPIVGSISVVNGLLVIPIPVISALTMYKTTGEFVKLFGHAGGGPGLLSFPVATSTDGHGNILVMDKHRHTLLRYDADGTFIDELGGMGMNRGWFYHPISICTDDSGHCIVLQSFLSRVQAVNLPSVKKPAGEVRVTTAQGASAAPAAEDKQTK comes from the coding sequence GTGAAAAGTTTCCTGACTGACCCGCCCTTTGGCAAACGTTATACCCATCTTACCGGACGTGTGATGGCGGTGTCGGTTCTATTTTTGGTCTTGTTTGTGACGGAATTCTCGTTCTGTGACACCCCGCCTGCCTACTTTGCCTACGAGATTTCGCCGCCGGCCGGCGTACCGGCGCTGGTGAATCCGTCATCAATCTATTACGACCGCCGCCACGGCGAGATGTATGTGGCAGATACGGGGAATGACCGGGTTGTGATCTTTGATAAGCGCGGCAACTATCTTTTTGAGTTTGCCGATAAGCAGCATCTGGCATCCCCGCGCAGTCTGGTGGTGGATTCGAGCGGACACATTCTGGCGCTGTGCGAACGGCGATCTGACCGGCTGGAAGAGTTCGACTATGATGGCCGCTTTCTGCGGGAGATTTCGCTGAAGCCGTCGGCCACGGATACGACCGTCATCATGGCCAACAGCATCACCATCGATGATTCGGACCGGGTGTATGCGTTGTGTGCCGATCCGGGCCACATATATGTAGTGGGCACCGATGGGACTCCGGTGCGGGATTTTCCGCTGTTTCAGGATTTGAGTCCGTCGGATCGCAGCCAGCCGATCGTCGGCAGTATCTCGGTGGTAAATGGCCTGCTGGTGATTCCGATTCCGGTGATATCGGCGCTGACGATGTACAAGACGACCGGGGAATTTGTCAAGCTCTTTGGACATGCGGGTGGCGGACCGGGGTTGTTGAGTTTTCCGGTGGCGACGTCGACTGACGGGCACGGCAACATCCTGGTGATGGACAAGCACCGCCACACGCTGCTGCGCTACGATGCTGACGGGACGTTCATCGACGAGCTGGGCGGGATGGGGATGAACAGGGGGTGGTTCTATCATCCGATTTCCATCTGCACAGACGATTCCGGTCACTGCATCGTCCTGCAATCCTTTTTGAGCCGGGTGCAGGCAGTCAACCTTCCCAGCGTGAAGAAGCCGGCAGGGGAAGTCCGGGTGACGACGGCGCAGGGCGCTTCAGCGGCACCGGCGGCAGAAGACAAGCAAACGAAATAA
- a CDS encoding cytochrome c3 family protein, whose amino-acid sequence MRRTVLAIVMSVGLLALVATPALAFHDQGVAHCNGCHTMHNSENGQMIDPTAPNGNPYLLKNGTPSDVCLSCHATSRGAVWGSDPLNPPPQKGSGNFAFLAAANLNDGHSGHLSPIPGSYGGHNVIAPSKNAAADPVLTTAPGGTYPAAAMSCTSCHNPHGNAHFRLLYGAGHVEAGNFNFTNAAPTATGLGISTATDVEAANKHTAYQGGMSAWCANCHGNFHDGNGALLKHPSGVAMGASIAQTYNLYNGTEDQNGGVAATAYTPTVAFEDPAMTTTSTAGPSATSQVSCISCHRAHASSGPNIGRWDFNITTWAEEGVESGAYAIPNPYPTSGAEQRSLCNKCHNRDAGN is encoded by the coding sequence ATGAGACGAACTGTACTTGCGATCGTGATGTCGGTCGGCCTTCTCGCCTTGGTGGCGACACCGGCGCTGGCGTTCCATGATCAGGGTGTGGCCCACTGTAACGGCTGCCATACCATGCACAACAGCGAAAACGGTCAGATGATTGACCCGACCGCTCCGAACGGCAATCCGTATTTGCTGAAGAACGGAACTCCCAGCGACGTGTGTCTGTCCTGCCATGCCACCAGCCGTGGCGCGGTGTGGGGCAGCGATCCGCTGAACCCGCCTCCCCAAAAGGGCAGCGGTAACTTCGCCTTCCTGGCGGCGGCGAACTTGAACGACGGCCATAGCGGCCATCTGTCCCCGATCCCCGGCTCCTACGGTGGTCACAACGTCATTGCTCCCAGCAAGAACGCGGCTGCGGACCCGGTTCTGACCACCGCCCCCGGTGGCACGTACCCCGCCGCGGCCATGAGCTGCACGAGCTGCCACAACCCGCACGGCAACGCCCACTTCCGTCTCCTCTACGGCGCTGGTCATGTGGAAGCTGGTAACTTCAACTTCACGAACGCGGCCCCGACGGCGACCGGTCTCGGTATCAGCACCGCCACCGACGTTGAAGCGGCCAACAAGCATACGGCGTACCAGGGCGGCATGAGCGCCTGGTGTGCGAACTGCCACGGCAACTTCCATGATGGCAATGGCGCCCTCTTGAAGCACCCGTCGGGCGTGGCCATGGGCGCGTCGATTGCCCAGACCTACAACCTGTACAATGGTACGGAAGATCAGAACGGCGGCGTCGCCGCGACGGCGTACACCCCGACGGTTGCCTTTGAAGATCCGGCCATGACGACGACCAGCACCGCTGGCCCGTCCGCCACCAGCCAGGTGAGCTGCATCAGCTGCCACCGTGCGCACGCGTCCTCCGGTCCGAACATCGGCCGTTGGGACTTCAACATCACGACGTGGGCTGAGGAAGGTGTGGAGTCCGGCGCGTACGCGATTCCGAATCCGTATCCGACGAGTGGTGCCGAGCAGCGCTCGCTGTGCAACAAGTGCCACAACCGTGACGCCGGCAACTAA
- a CDS encoding discoidin domain-containing protein, with the protein MSIAGFYKDSGPSAPFTMRLALILLWMCHAASSFALEWGASASETYMDTRGDSTRTGILDQQYQFHANGELLPTVSYFTLLNYRHLQTRAKDSSAVWQSELMPSVSAVWSAPFFRLRSDYSYRDNRDQLNVNQLKGQSANVVLQSDWESLPRLTGRYQWIQNVNDLELLGVDTRQRTIGGSADYSFSTTSLRYEFNDIRTENRRTGFEQISRNHIGRLENSLSVWKHIVSVQTSYMIQAKADREQRASEDGILVRLTPLSGLWSNSPTPELGALDGSPGLIDGNLDSAATHAMDLSGNDVQNLGLDFGSAITVDHIFVYTDSLANSGLRWALYTSSDNYTWSLVRGNQTYPFNVVFRRYEIDFPVQTARYVKVVSEPQPLQIPVYVTEIRGLLTRSQSTGFAWATDHHAAVRVGVQPATWVSGAVEGTLIKNGASATTIGRQQDGLNGSLHLSAHKMAGISGQYQWSRTEYPDATGGRTDTELLGMSVISRWLNGLQSTVAGSRQREVTGNALNRRQDAATVRLDAAFFPGLGGATEGGLTEDHRFLAADVYKTRYIGQAIQAQPTSRFQFTVDYRYYWLSSQRAWTIPTRENIALSATYRLTETLQLSGSASRYHDPVSSYETWQGLINWNATEKLVLSASVDGNQPDRNNRTVVITTQGIFRFSSHGDVSASYSHLDSQQSARENFSNLRLGFTFRI; encoded by the coding sequence GTGTCTATAGCGGGTTTCTACAAAGACAGCGGACCCTCCGCGCCGTTCACCATGCGGCTGGCACTCATCCTTCTGTGGATGTGCCACGCCGCGTCGTCGTTTGCGCTGGAGTGGGGTGCCAGTGCGAGCGAGACCTATATGGATACGCGCGGCGACAGCACGCGCACGGGGATTCTCGATCAGCAGTACCAGTTTCACGCCAATGGCGAGTTGCTGCCGACGGTTTCCTACTTCACGCTGCTGAACTACCGCCATCTGCAAACCCGCGCCAAGGACAGTTCGGCGGTGTGGCAATCGGAACTGATGCCCTCGGTGAGCGCGGTCTGGTCGGCGCCGTTTTTCCGGCTGCGGTCCGATTACAGCTACCGCGATAACCGCGACCAGCTCAACGTCAACCAATTGAAAGGCCAGTCGGCCAACGTCGTGCTGCAGAGCGATTGGGAATCGCTGCCGCGCCTGACGGGCCGCTACCAGTGGATTCAGAATGTGAATGATCTGGAACTGCTGGGAGTCGACACGCGCCAGCGGACCATCGGCGGATCGGCGGACTATTCCTTCTCGACGACGTCGCTGCGCTATGAATTCAACGACATCCGGACGGAGAACCGGCGGACGGGCTTTGAGCAGATTTCACGCAATCACATCGGACGGCTGGAGAATTCACTGTCCGTATGGAAACACATCGTCTCGGTGCAAACGAGCTACATGATTCAGGCGAAGGCCGACAGGGAGCAGCGGGCCAGCGAGGACGGAATCCTGGTGCGTCTGACGCCGCTTTCCGGCCTTTGGTCGAACAGTCCGACGCCCGAACTGGGCGCGCTGGACGGCTCTCCCGGATTGATCGACGGCAATCTGGACTCGGCGGCCACGCATGCGATGGATCTTTCGGGAAATGATGTTCAGAATCTGGGCCTGGACTTCGGCTCAGCGATTACGGTAGATCATATTTTTGTGTATACGGACAGCCTGGCGAACAGCGGACTGCGCTGGGCGCTCTATACCAGTTCCGACAATTACACGTGGTCTTTAGTGCGGGGGAATCAGACCTATCCCTTTAACGTGGTCTTTCGCCGCTATGAAATCGATTTTCCGGTGCAGACGGCGCGTTATGTGAAAGTGGTCAGCGAGCCGCAGCCGTTGCAGATCCCGGTGTATGTGACCGAAATTCGCGGGCTGTTGACGCGCTCGCAGAGCACCGGGTTCGCGTGGGCGACGGATCACCATGCCGCTGTGCGGGTGGGGGTTCAGCCTGCCACCTGGGTTTCCGGCGCGGTGGAAGGCACCCTGATCAAGAATGGCGCGAGCGCAACGACCATTGGCCGGCAGCAGGATGGCCTCAATGGCTCGCTGCACCTTTCTGCACACAAGATGGCCGGCATTTCCGGGCAATACCAGTGGAGCCGCACCGAGTATCCGGACGCGACCGGAGGCAGGACCGATACGGAATTGCTGGGGATGAGCGTGATTTCGCGTTGGCTGAACGGCCTGCAGTCGACCGTGGCAGGCAGCCGGCAGCGGGAAGTGACGGGAAATGCCCTTAATCGCCGGCAGGATGCGGCCACGGTGAGGCTGGATGCGGCCTTTTTCCCGGGCCTCGGAGGCGCAACCGAAGGCGGATTGACTGAAGATCACCGTTTTCTTGCGGCAGATGTGTATAAAACTCGCTATATTGGTCAAGCCATCCAAGCCCAGCCGACCTCCCGCTTCCAGTTTACCGTGGACTACCGGTATTACTGGCTGAGTTCCCAGCGGGCCTGGACCATTCCAACCCGGGAGAATATTGCCCTGTCGGCGACCTACCGGCTGACCGAGACCCTGCAACTGTCCGGCAGTGCCTCACGGTACCATGATCCGGTCTCCTCCTATGAGACCTGGCAGGGGCTGATTAACTGGAACGCCACGGAAAAACTGGTGTTGAGCGCCAGTGTGGACGGCAACCAGCCGGACCGGAATAACCGGACGGTCGTCATTACGACTCAAGGCATCTTCCGCTTTTCAAGCCACGGCGATGTATCCGCAAGCTACTCCCATCTCGATTCCCAGCAATCGGCACGGGAAAATTTCTCCAATCTGCGGCTCGGATTCACCTTCAGAATTTAG
- a CDS encoding GNA1162 family protein: MIRLLAALSLLWLAACAAAQTDSSAQKPPQSVAILPPANLAEAADAAPRMVARMRQVLQQKKVELADSAVVAEVLRKHRVRNAAELELAEAQLVAAESPVRYLLLSSLDRYSETDSSAEVALSARLLDVPTATVVWANTVALHRDPRTNFLGIGSHRAEGLADAAVKDLLKPFRLTQNSKRKQVQALKPRSKGQPETPCRRVALVTFGNETETHFAGNILVNELLAAMLKRGFTMVDPGRVREVMLNSQELMQGEISSSLLKKCREDLGADFVLTGTVSHFEAIRGQTFDEPIVAFEARLIDTQRSEPVWAKSYSRDGKDSAWMFNLGYVHGLTVLSERMSRRLASDLPVRRARVNLSVQEQTR, from the coding sequence ATGATTCGGCTCCTTGCGGCTCTGAGCCTGCTGTGGCTGGCCGCCTGTGCAGCGGCCCAGACGGATTCCTCCGCGCAGAAACCGCCGCAGTCGGTTGCCATTCTGCCTCCGGCGAATCTGGCGGAAGCCGCCGATGCCGCGCCGCGAATGGTGGCGCGGATGAGACAGGTCCTGCAGCAGAAGAAAGTCGAACTGGCGGATTCGGCGGTGGTCGCCGAGGTATTGCGCAAACATCGCGTGCGCAATGCTGCGGAACTGGAACTGGCCGAAGCGCAGCTTGTGGCGGCGGAGAGCCCGGTACGGTATCTGCTTTTGAGTTCGCTGGACCGCTATTCGGAAACCGATTCGTCGGCGGAAGTCGCCTTGTCGGCACGGTTGCTGGATGTTCCCACCGCGACGGTGGTGTGGGCCAATACGGTGGCCCTGCACCGGGATCCGCGCACGAATTTTCTGGGGATCGGCTCCCACCGGGCCGAAGGGCTGGCGGATGCCGCCGTAAAGGATCTGCTGAAGCCGTTCCGGCTCACGCAGAATTCCAAGCGCAAACAGGTGCAGGCGCTGAAGCCGCGCAGCAAGGGACAACCCGAAACACCGTGCCGCCGCGTGGCGCTGGTGACCTTCGGCAATGAGACCGAGACGCACTTTGCGGGCAACATTCTGGTGAACGAACTGCTGGCGGCGATGCTGAAGCGGGGATTCACGATGGTGGATCCGGGCCGGGTGCGGGAAGTGATGTTGAATTCGCAGGAGCTGATGCAGGGCGAGATTTCCAGCAGCCTGCTGAAGAAATGCCGCGAGGATCTGGGAGCGGATTTTGTGCTGACCGGCACGGTCAGCCACTTCGAAGCGATCCGCGGGCAGACCTTTGATGAGCCGATAGTGGCCTTTGAAGCCCGACTTATTGATACTCAACGAAGCGAACCGGTGTGGGCGAAGAGCTATTCGCGCGACGGCAAGGACTCGGCCTGGATGTTCAATCTGGGCTATGTGCACGGACTGACCGTGCTGTCCGAACGGATGAGCCGCCGGCTGGCGAGTGATCTTCCCGTGCGCCGTGCGCGTGTGAACTTATCTGTGCAGGAGCAGACTCGATGA
- a CDS encoding peptidyl-prolyl cis-trans isomerase yields MIRTLTIYLLLAVAGLIWMNAPLRAEEKKAADSVHVAPDTVKVVATVNGEAITKTMIERQLIRIHTMMAAESSRTNFSLDKLVQRMINDLLLEQEARNVGLEQDSGIVERVVKYRANAAYKLMMKVVFPDTFRASEDEIRAEYAKDFQRFGIRTLCVTDSALAVALADSIRHGAPMADLAKRHSIDQFKEKGGDAGSYALLDIPPVVQPRIIDAKPGDVLGPYFLWRTWALIQLESRLDHDSATVLDSVRTTVERMVVEAKRKAAQHDHALKMRATVPVMVDTVQIDSMLYRYSLNLPASGRALITVGGTNTISETDLRGKYVHRAVSNADRDQKKVLWELCDEQVEMLLLQAEAAQSKFSEMEEVREPVKAYEDSMLVLAYLQDVVAAKVTVSKEEIEAAYQQNKSFYHEPNKYKVLTLTRMSEQEAEDDYQKLMSGTDFSWLAKRHSTDDAREQGGERDWITRDRIPATLASGMDTMRIGTINRPVQTDGGLVIVKLVDRQTGAPLSLDRVKGSLEAGLQRKKQMEAIDSTIKQLRQSAEITIREDVINELRVTGKKG; encoded by the coding sequence ATGATTAGAACCTTGACCATATATCTGCTTCTGGCCGTTGCCGGACTGATATGGATGAACGCGCCGCTGCGCGCCGAAGAGAAGAAGGCTGCGGATTCGGTCCACGTGGCGCCGGACACCGTCAAGGTGGTCGCCACCGTCAATGGCGAAGCGATCACCAAGACCATGATTGAGCGCCAACTGATACGGATTCATACCATGATGGCCGCCGAATCTTCCCGCACCAATTTCAGCCTCGACAAGCTGGTGCAGCGGATGATCAACGATCTGCTGCTGGAGCAGGAAGCGCGCAACGTCGGTCTCGAACAGGATTCGGGAATCGTGGAACGGGTGGTGAAGTACCGGGCCAACGCCGCCTACAAGCTGATGATGAAGGTGGTCTTCCCGGATACCTTCAGGGCCAGCGAGGACGAGATCCGCGCCGAATATGCCAAGGATTTTCAGCGGTTCGGGATTCGTACGCTGTGCGTCACCGACTCGGCCCTTGCGGTGGCTCTGGCCGACAGCATCCGCCACGGCGCCCCGATGGCGGACCTGGCGAAGCGGCATTCGATTGACCAATTCAAAGAAAAGGGCGGCGACGCGGGCAGTTATGCCCTGCTGGATATTCCGCCGGTGGTGCAGCCGCGGATCATCGACGCCAAGCCGGGCGATGTGCTGGGCCCGTATTTCCTGTGGCGCACATGGGCGCTGATTCAACTGGAGAGCAGGCTCGATCACGACAGCGCGACCGTTCTGGACAGTGTGCGCACTACGGTGGAGCGGATGGTGGTCGAGGCCAAGCGCAAGGCGGCGCAGCATGACCATGCCCTGAAGATGCGGGCAACCGTCCCGGTAATGGTGGACACGGTGCAGATCGACTCGATGCTGTACCGGTATTCCCTGAATCTTCCCGCCTCGGGCCGCGCCCTGATTACGGTGGGCGGAACGAACACGATCAGCGAAACGGATTTGCGCGGCAAGTATGTGCATCGCGCCGTCAGCAATGCCGACCGCGATCAGAAGAAGGTGCTGTGGGAACTGTGCGACGAGCAGGTGGAGATGCTGCTGCTGCAGGCCGAGGCCGCACAATCGAAGTTCAGCGAGATGGAAGAGGTGCGCGAGCCGGTGAAAGCTTACGAAGACTCGATGCTGGTGCTGGCCTATCTGCAGGATGTGGTGGCCGCCAAGGTGACGGTATCCAAGGAAGAGATCGAAGCGGCATACCAGCAGAACAAGAGCTTCTACCACGAGCCGAACAAGTACAAGGTGCTGACGCTGACGCGGATGTCGGAGCAGGAAGCGGAAGATGATTACCAGAAGCTGATGTCCGGCACGGATTTCTCATGGCTGGCCAAGCGGCATTCGACGGACGACGCGCGGGAACAGGGCGGGGAGCGGGACTGGATCACGCGGGATCGCATCCCTGCGACGCTCGCCTCCGGAATGGACACGATGCGGATCGGCACGATCAACAGGCCGGTTCAGACGGACGGCGGGCTGGTGATCGTGAAGCTGGTGGACCGTCAGACGGGCGCGCCGCTTTCCCTCGACCGGGTGAAGGGCAGCCTCGAAGCCGGTTTGCAGCGCAAGAAGCAAATGGAAGCGATTGACTCGACGATTAAGCAATTGCGCCAGAGCGCGGAAATCACGATTCGCGAAGACGTGATCAACGAGCTGCGCGTGACAGGTAAAAAAGGCTGA
- a CDS encoding cytochrome c3 family protein produces the protein MRYRFTFGFVIACSALLLLAGLPGGTLSAQIKKGARFSKQGNCLDCHKASDFKGKYAHEPSDNEQCTSCHKPHGKVGALRLKETKARLCATCHQSDALGLTKKFVHEPAKSGDCLECHDAHKGKAPNLLKAEMPDLCFRCHDKTEFTQKHVHKPMAKGCESCHEIHGSDYANLLKKDAKDLCLDCHKANASFTAKHGGYPVEKADCGTCHVPHSAEADFLMPKTVHAPAAGKDCGTCHAAPTGDKPFALQADVPGLCENCHDKASLGGKDLHTPVKEGSCSTCHSPHASRQVALLKDKSATLCLTCHDDIAQKLKNVSSHKPAAQNCLECHKAHGEQQAKLLAKKSPDLCVTCHADVDSAMKAQNQHAAVQTEPCWSCHDPHGSPQVKLLTASTRDLCLKCHTSVNSDLTKKSLHTPVQKGECADCHAPHGGVNAKLLKKPADALCADCHAPMMKAGTGDAQHPPFAEKQCTTCHVAHASDNDHLQTEPTAKLCNQCHGEIQDKLATSASGHAPVKDGKCTACHSPHQSPNKGLLLATQGTLCVTCHKDVDTAIHSSSPHPPAATGECNTCHTPHSSTQKNLLTQAESALCLTCHNGTDDKFSKAHLGQAAANLKCGECHDPHGSSSKGMFMSTEHVPFKEGQCDVCHEPAAVGGGSK, from the coding sequence ATGCGATACCGGTTCACATTTGGATTTGTCATAGCGTGCAGCGCGCTGCTGCTGCTGGCGGGGCTTCCCGGTGGGACGCTCTCGGCGCAGATCAAAAAGGGCGCGCGGTTCAGCAAACAGGGAAACTGCCTTGATTGCCACAAGGCGAGCGACTTCAAGGGAAAATACGCTCACGAGCCGTCGGACAATGAGCAGTGCACATCCTGCCATAAGCCGCACGGCAAGGTCGGCGCGCTGCGTCTCAAAGAGACCAAGGCCCGGCTGTGCGCCACCTGCCACCAGTCGGACGCGCTGGGTCTGACCAAGAAGTTCGTGCATGAACCGGCCAAGAGCGGCGACTGCCTCGAATGCCACGACGCGCACAAGGGCAAGGCTCCCAATCTGCTCAAGGCGGAAATGCCGGACCTGTGCTTCCGCTGTCATGACAAGACCGAGTTCACGCAGAAGCACGTTCACAAGCCGATGGCCAAGGGCTGTGAGTCCTGCCATGAGATCCACGGCAGCGATTACGCCAACCTGCTGAAGAAGGACGCGAAGGATCTGTGTCTCGATTGCCACAAGGCCAATGCGTCGTTCACCGCCAAGCATGGCGGCTATCCTGTGGAAAAGGCGGACTGCGGCACGTGCCACGTTCCCCATTCGGCGGAAGCCGATTTCCTGATGCCGAAGACGGTGCACGCGCCCGCCGCCGGCAAGGATTGCGGCACCTGCCACGCCGCGCCGACGGGCGACAAGCCCTTTGCCTTGCAGGCGGACGTGCCGGGTCTGTGCGAGAACTGCCATGATAAAGCCTCGCTGGGCGGCAAGGATCTGCACACACCGGTCAAAGAGGGAAGCTGCAGCACGTGCCATTCGCCGCACGCCTCCCGCCAGGTAGCTCTGCTGAAGGACAAGAGCGCGACTCTGTGCCTGACCTGCCACGACGACATCGCACAGAAGCTGAAGAACGTCAGTTCGCACAAGCCTGCGGCGCAAAACTGCCTCGAGTGCCACAAGGCGCACGGTGAGCAGCAGGCGAAACTGCTGGCGAAGAAGTCTCCCGATCTGTGCGTCACCTGTCATGCGGACGTGGACAGCGCCATGAAGGCCCAGAACCAGCATGCCGCCGTGCAGACGGAGCCCTGCTGGAGTTGCCATGATCCGCACGGCTCGCCGCAGGTCAAGCTCTTAACGGCCTCCACGCGCGATCTGTGCCTGAAGTGCCACACCAGCGTCAATAGCGACCTGACGAAGAAATCCTTGCATACGCCGGTACAGAAGGGCGAATGCGCCGACTGCCATGCCCCGCATGGCGGCGTGAATGCGAAGCTGCTCAAGAAACCTGCCGACGCCCTGTGCGCCGATTGTCACGCGCCGATGATGAAAGCCGGGACGGGCGATGCCCAGCATCCGCCGTTTGCCGAGAAGCAGTGCACGACCTGCCACGTGGCGCATGCCTCCGATAATGATCATCTCCAGACCGAACCCACCGCCAAGCTCTGCAACCAGTGTCACGGCGAGATTCAGGACAAGCTTGCCACGTCGGCGTCGGGGCATGCTCCGGTGAAGGACGGCAAGTGCACCGCCTGCCACAGCCCGCATCAGTCACCGAATAAGGGTCTGCTGCTGGCCACGCAGGGCACGCTGTGCGTGACCTGCCACAAAGATGTGGACACCGCGATTCACTCATCTTCGCCGCATCCGCCGGCCGCGACGGGCGAATGCAATACCTGTCATACGCCGCACTCCAGCACGCAGAAGAACCTGCTGACGCAGGCAGAATCGGCTCTGTGCCTGACGTGCCACAACGGAACGGACGATAAGTTTTCCAAAGCGCATTTGGGGCAGGCGGCGGCCAACCTCAAGTGCGGTGAGTGCCATGACCCCCACGGGTCGTCGAGCAAAGGAATGTTTATGAGCACGGAACACGTGCCCTTTAAGGAAGGTCAGTGCGATGTCTGCCATGAACCGGCAGCCGTCGGAGGAGGCTCGAAATGA
- a CDS encoding cytochrome c3 family protein: MKSQKAQKPTGQNRFGAISFILHPSSLILGALLAAAVAWGQSPMPPVNQKKACLQCHSDMEATMALPHVHNPLVQGKCSACHNPHASKHMKLLDENQVTLCAKCHNDVSAWVTKADKHPPVVEGKCVSCHDPHGSKNDKLLKKSVEETCATCHPAVNEWRKRAHVHSPVRNGQCVRCHAVHGSDVDGLLVADQKTICLGCHSETPAFDAAHKGFDPKTAKCSACHDPHSSGTETLLMENVHPPFKDGSCDVCHKPSKNGQGYPLKGATLTVCATCHEKNAETVQKYSAHGSNQNASCELCHNAHASHESNLLAASQKTLCVKCHDPAKGATNAVKNPHADIACTSCHAAHGSDKPFYFKDEPAQVCGQCHSHEHHVTHPMGANVKDPRSGGSLSCTSCHKLHGGEFSKLLVANGDRDLCVRCHTNK; this comes from the coding sequence ATGAAAAGCCAAAAAGCCCAAAAGCCAACAGGCCAAAATCGTTTCGGAGCCATTTCTTTCATCCTTCATCCTTCATCCCTCATCCTGGGGGCGTTGCTTGCTGCCGCCGTAGCGTGGGGACAGAGCCCGATGCCGCCGGTGAATCAGAAGAAGGCGTGTTTGCAGTGCCACAGCGATATGGAAGCGACCATGGCCCTGCCGCACGTGCATAATCCGCTGGTGCAGGGCAAGTGCAGCGCGTGCCATAATCCGCATGCGTCCAAGCACATGAAACTGCTGGATGAAAATCAGGTGACGCTCTGCGCGAAGTGCCACAACGACGTTTCGGCGTGGGTAACCAAGGCCGACAAACATCCGCCGGTGGTGGAAGGCAAGTGCGTCTCCTGCCACGATCCTCACGGCTCGAAAAATGACAAGCTGCTGAAGAAGAGCGTCGAAGAGACCTGCGCCACCTGCCACCCTGCGGTGAACGAATGGCGCAAGCGGGCGCATGTGCATAGTCCGGTGCGCAACGGCCAGTGCGTGCGCTGCCATGCGGTACACGGGTCGGACGTGGATGGATTGTTGGTCGCCGATCAGAAGACCATCTGTCTCGGCTGCCACTCGGAAACTCCGGCTTTCGACGCCGCACACAAGGGATTCGATCCCAAGACCGCCAAGTGTTCGGCCTGTCACGATCCGCACTCCAGCGGCACGGAAACGCTGCTGATGGAGAATGTCCATCCGCCGTTCAAGGATGGCAGTTGCGACGTCTGTCATAAGCCGTCGAAGAACGGTCAGGGCTATCCGCTGAAGGGCGCCACGCTGACGGTGTGCGCGACCTGTCACGAAAAGAACGCGGAGACGGTGCAGAAGTATTCGGCGCATGGCTCCAACCAGAATGCCTCCTGCGAACTGTGCCACAATGCGCATGCCTCCCACGAGAGCAACCTGTTGGCCGCCTCGCAGAAGACGCTCTGCGTCAAGTGCCACGATCCGGCCAAGGGTGCCACCAACGCGGTGAAGAATCCGCACGCGGACATCGCCTGTACGTCCTGCCACGCAGCGCACGGCAGCGACAAGCCCTTCTACTTCAAGGATGAGCCGGCGCAGGTTTGCGGGCAGTGCCACTCCCACGAGCACCACGTCACGCACCCGATGGGCGCCAACGTGAAGGACCCCCGCAGCGGCGGTTCTTTAAGCTGCACCAGTTGCCACAAGCTGCATGGCGGAGAGTTCAGCAAGCTCCTCGTAGCCAACGGCGACCGCGATCTTTGCGTTCGATGTCACACGAATAAGTAA